The Sulfurospirillum halorespirans DSM 13726 genome has a window encoding:
- the thiE gene encoding thiamine phosphate synthase — MLNKELLKGLYVLTDATLTPDEIMLEQVERVLKSGVRVIQYRDKYTSSEEAEKQCIRLQALCDVYEAIFIIDDRLDIAYRIHADGLHVGEDDVSYEEARALLGDDKIIGVSCYGDIERAKKYANLGADYVAFGSFFPSPTKPHAKIVDPEILKQAKEQLSVPICAIGGITEETIELLSCYDIAMYSLISAVYKDDAIEENLERLHAKI, encoded by the coding sequence ATGCTAAACAAAGAACTCCTCAAAGGACTCTATGTCCTCACCGACGCAACCCTAACGCCAGATGAAATCATGCTTGAACAAGTAGAACGTGTTTTAAAAAGCGGTGTTCGCGTTATCCAGTACCGCGACAAATATACGAGCAGTGAAGAGGCTGAGAAGCAGTGTATCAGACTTCAAGCCTTGTGCGATGTGTATGAAGCCATTTTTATCATCGATGATCGCTTGGATATTGCGTATCGCATCCATGCCGATGGTTTACATGTAGGCGAAGATGATGTGAGTTATGAAGAGGCGCGCGCCCTACTAGGGGATGATAAAATCATCGGCGTATCCTGTTATGGCGACATCGAACGCGCGAAAAAATACGCAAATCTAGGAGCCGACTATGTCGCGTTTGGCTCCTTTTTTCCTTCTCCAACCAAACCCCATGCCAAAATCGTAGACCCTGAAATTTTAAAACAAGCTAAAGAGCAACTCAGTGTGCCTATTTGTGCCATCGGGGGCATTACGGAAGAAACTATAGAGCTGCTTTCATGCTACGACATTGCGATGTACTCGCTTATTAGTGCGGTGTATAAAGACGATGCAATCGAGGAAAATTTAGAAAGATTACACGCTAAAATTTAG
- a CDS encoding acyltransferase family protein has translation MVLEKFDVSITNASKGMALMLILWHHLFYEKPEMGFIVFQTALLAKVCVGIYVVLSGYGLAESVKKKGLELGVFYKRRLLKLYMNYWLIALIFVPIGVWFMERSLSSVYGEHVFQGFMLQMLGIHMFTWVGYGYNATWWFMSLIIVLYAIFPLVNLLTKKYHLWFLAFCAWLLFFPIPLVNDWIFPFAVGVYLSQKDGFIKLLIWLDKQGKARFITLTILTVCVAWYRQNGWLFDSVRADTFFAILLILWTTELVVFSPLAKKAFEFVGVHSFNIFLFHTFIYYYYFPDFIYSFHYPVMIFAILLGGCLVVSVGIESFKKKIGFDKLI, from the coding sequence ATGGTTTTAGAAAAGTTTGATGTCTCCATCACCAATGCGAGTAAAGGAATGGCGCTGATGCTGATTTTGTGGCATCATCTTTTCTATGAAAAGCCTGAAATGGGCTTTATTGTCTTTCAAACAGCGCTTCTTGCCAAAGTTTGTGTGGGCATTTATGTGGTGCTTAGCGGGTATGGTTTGGCAGAGTCGGTTAAGAAAAAAGGGCTGGAACTTGGCGTTTTTTACAAGCGACGTTTGCTAAAACTGTACATGAATTATTGGTTGATCGCACTTATTTTTGTGCCGATTGGCGTATGGTTTATGGAGCGATCGCTTTCAAGTGTGTATGGCGAGCATGTTTTTCAAGGCTTTATGCTTCAAATGCTAGGCATCCATATGTTCACGTGGGTCGGTTATGGTTATAACGCGACATGGTGGTTTATGAGCCTGATCATCGTGCTGTACGCTATTTTCCCCTTGGTGAATCTCTTAACGAAAAAATACCATCTTTGGTTTTTAGCCTTTTGTGCGTGGCTTCTCTTTTTTCCGATTCCCTTGGTCAATGACTGGATCTTCCCCTTTGCCGTGGGCGTGTACCTTTCGCAAAAAGATGGCTTTATCAAACTGCTCATTTGGCTCGATAAGCAAGGCAAAGCACGCTTTATCACGCTTACGATTTTAACCGTGTGCGTGGCGTGGTACAGGCAAAATGGCTGGCTTTTTGACAGTGTCCGTGCCGATACGTTTTTTGCGATTTTACTGATTCTTTGGACAACGGAACTGGTTGTTTTTTCACCCTTGGCAAAAAAAGCGTTTGAGTTTGTGGGCGTGCATTCGTTTAATATCTTCTTATTTCACACGTTCATTTATTACTATTATTTTCCTGATTTTATCTACAGTTTTCACTATCCTGTGATGATTTTTGCAATACTTTTGGGGGGTTGTTTGGTGGTCTCCGTAGGAATCGAGAGCTTTAAGAAGAAAATTGGATTTGATAAATTGATCTAA
- a CDS encoding ferritin-like domain-containing protein yields the protein MNVYEYAMKAEKDGERYYRELATKTDDAGLKSIWTMLAEEEVKHYHIFEHMNQNRAIPTVPSVDLFKYTKNIFEKMQKSNQVPCFTEDHVNLYKNALRSEESSYKFYTEKALMIEDGEQKKAFLRIAEEEHAHYVLLENIVEYVSAPETWVESAEFNHLSEKFVQKSALI from the coding sequence ATGAACGTTTATGAATATGCAATGAAAGCTGAGAAAGATGGTGAGCGCTACTACCGAGAGCTCGCGACGAAAACCGATGATGCAGGCTTAAAGTCTATATGGACGATGCTCGCTGAAGAAGAGGTCAAACACTACCATATTTTTGAACATATGAACCAAAACAGAGCCATTCCAACGGTTCCCAGTGTCGATCTGTTTAAATACACCAAAAACATCTTTGAAAAGATGCAAAAATCAAATCAAGTACCCTGTTTTACCGAAGATCACGTCAATCTCTACAAAAATGCTTTGCGCTCTGAAGAGAGCAGTTACAAATTCTACACTGAAAAAGCGTTGATGATTGAAGATGGTGAACAAAAAAAGGCATTTTTACGCATTGCCGAAGAAGAGCATGCCCATTATGTGCTTTTGGAAAATATCGTCGAGTATGTAAGCGCACCCGAAACATGGGTGGAGAGCGCTGAGTTCAACCACTTAAGTGAAAAGTTTGTGCAAAAATCAGCACTGATTTAG
- a CDS encoding lactate utilization protein B, with protein MSHNHSELADKFASNVERMKWHDKALWFVRVKRDTQAKSLDEWEELRNTADKIKSHTLSHLDEYLEQFEKNALARGIRVHWAKDAKEHNEIVLDLLRSHNAKMIVKSKSMLTEECHLNPYLEEHGIEVVDTDLGERIVQLRQEPPSHIVLPAIHLKKEDVGTTFEKFLNTQKGNADPTYLTRAARAHLREKFVSADAAMTGVNFAIAETGGIVVCTNEGNADLGASLPKLHIACMGIEKIIPRLKDLSIFTRLLARSATGQPVTTYTSHYHGAVEGGEMHVVIVDNGRSKILADKRYVKSLQCIRCGACLNTCPIYRRSGGYSYGYVIPGPIGSTLAPSRDLKKYYSLPFACSLCFSCSNICPVKVDLAEQLYLKRQDVVDAGYLSPIKLNALKMATWLMCRPKLMDFAGLMARKMVPILPRVLLYSKFNLWGKNRELPPFPKNSFKELYKAKKGIK; from the coding sequence ATGAGCCACAACCATTCAGAACTTGCCGATAAATTTGCAAGCAACGTAGAGCGTATGAAATGGCACGACAAAGCATTGTGGTTTGTCCGTGTTAAACGCGACACACAAGCCAAAAGTTTAGACGAATGGGAAGAGCTTCGCAACACCGCCGATAAGATCAAATCGCACACGCTCTCTCATTTGGATGAATATCTTGAACAGTTTGAAAAAAATGCTTTGGCACGAGGCATTCGTGTGCATTGGGCGAAAGATGCGAAAGAGCACAACGAGATCGTTTTAGATTTACTCCGTTCTCACAACGCCAAAATGATCGTGAAAAGCAAATCCATGCTCACCGAAGAGTGTCATCTGAATCCTTACTTGGAAGAACACGGCATTGAAGTGGTTGATACCGACCTTGGGGAACGCATCGTACAACTTCGCCAAGAGCCACCTTCACACATCGTTCTTCCTGCGATTCACCTCAAAAAAGAGGACGTTGGAACAACCTTTGAGAAGTTTTTAAACACCCAAAAAGGCAATGCCGATCCAACCTACCTCACACGTGCCGCACGGGCGCATTTGCGTGAAAAATTTGTGAGTGCGGACGCGGCAATGACCGGTGTGAACTTCGCCATCGCTGAAACAGGTGGCATCGTGGTCTGTACCAATGAGGGCAATGCCGATTTGGGTGCTAGTTTGCCAAAGCTTCATATCGCGTGTATGGGCATTGAGAAAATCATCCCTCGCCTCAAAGATCTCAGCATCTTTACGCGCCTTTTGGCACGAAGTGCAACAGGTCAACCTGTGACAACCTACACATCACATTACCATGGTGCCGTGGAAGGTGGCGAGATGCACGTGGTTATCGTGGACAATGGCAGGAGCAAAATCCTTGCCGATAAACGTTACGTCAAATCGCTTCAGTGTATTCGTTGTGGGGCGTGTTTGAACACCTGCCCGATTTACCGCAGAAGCGGTGGGTACAGTTACGGTTACGTCATCCCAGGACCCATTGGTTCAACGCTGGCACCGAGTCGAGATCTGAAAAAATACTACAGCTTGCCATTTGCCTGCTCGCTCTGTTTTTCATGCTCAAATATCTGTCCTGTCAAAGTAGACTTGGCAGAACAGCTCTACTTAAAACGCCAAGACGTGGTGGATGCTGGGTATCTAAGCCCAATAAAACTGAATGCACTGAAAATGGCAACATGGTTGATGTGCCGTCCAAAATTGATGGATTTTGCAGGATTGATGGCACGCAAAATGGTTCCCATTTTGCCTCGCGTACTGCTGTATTCAAAATTCAACCTCTGGGGAAAAAATAGAGAGTTACCGCCATTCCCTAAAAACAGTTTTAAAGAACTTTACAAAGCAAAAAAGGGTATCAAATGA
- a CDS encoding LysE family translocator — protein MLELQTIVMFVTASTLLALAPGPDILFVLTQSMSKGSRSGIVIALGLCSGLIFHTTAVALGVAVIFQTSALAFSLLKFVGAAYLLYLAFMAFKDASKSKLESSKSRLSLISLYKRGILMNITNPKVSIFFLAFLPQFTNPEVGNVTGQIFTLGALFMLCAFVVFTLISLLAGRVGAWFSKTKNGEKILNRVSGTIFAALAVKLAFTSK, from the coding sequence ATGCTTGAGCTTCAAACCATTGTAATGTTTGTAACCGCTTCAACGCTTTTGGCACTTGCCCCCGGACCTGACATCCTCTTTGTTTTAACCCAATCCATGAGTAAGGGAAGTCGCTCTGGCATCGTCATAGCCTTAGGACTTTGCAGTGGGCTTATTTTTCATACAACCGCCGTTGCTTTGGGTGTTGCGGTCATTTTTCAAACCTCGGCTTTAGCCTTTAGTCTTCTCAAATTCGTGGGAGCTGCGTATCTTTTGTACCTTGCATTTATGGCATTTAAAGACGCCAGTAAGAGTAAACTGGAATCTTCCAAAAGCCGCCTCAGTCTCATTTCACTTTACAAACGTGGCATTTTGATGAACATCACCAACCCAAAAGTGTCCATCTTTTTTCTAGCGTTTTTACCCCAATTCACCAACCCTGAAGTGGGCAATGTCACAGGACAAATTTTCACATTGGGAGCTTTGTTTATGCTCTGTGCTTTTGTCGTTTTTACGCTGATTTCGCTTCTAGCAGGACGTGTGGGCGCATGGTTTTCAAAAACCAAAAACGGCGAGAAAATCCTTAACCGCGTTTCTGGGACCATCTTTGCAGCGTTGGCTGTTAAATTAGCCTTTACATCCAAATAG
- the trhA gene encoding PAQR family membrane homeostasis protein TrhA — protein MKGDTIETSHDYSLSEEIWHSSIHGLGLLLSVSALSILCVFAGQSGDGAKIASAVVFGLSLIFMYGASTLYHAICAPKTKSILQQIDHCAIYILIAGTYTPISLLGIQGVTGWVLFGIAWAIAAIGVSLNLFFPHRFHRPAVILYILMGWMVVGVFKTLIVNLDTLTLALLIAGGVTYTVGVIFYVWRKLYLNHAIWHFFVLGGSSFHFFMVLLLIMN, from the coding sequence TTGAAAGGAGATACCATCGAAACATCACACGACTACTCTTTAAGTGAAGAGATTTGGCACAGTAGCATCCATGGACTTGGGCTCTTACTGAGTGTAAGTGCACTGAGCATTTTGTGCGTTTTTGCAGGGCAAAGTGGTGATGGTGCGAAGATCGCGAGTGCTGTTGTTTTTGGACTCTCTTTGATTTTTATGTATGGAGCCTCTACCCTTTACCACGCTATTTGCGCACCTAAAACAAAATCTATTTTACAACAAATTGACCATTGTGCCATTTACATTCTCATTGCAGGAACCTACACACCGATTAGCTTGCTAGGCATTCAAGGCGTTACGGGATGGGTGCTTTTTGGCATTGCTTGGGCGATTGCAGCCATTGGGGTCAGCCTCAATCTTTTTTTCCCCCACCGTTTTCATCGCCCTGCCGTCATCTTGTATATTTTAATGGGATGGATGGTGGTAGGTGTGTTCAAAACACTGATCGTCAATCTAGATACCCTGACACTTGCACTCCTCATCGCAGGTGGCGTTACGTACACCGTTGGTGTTATTTTTTATGTCTGGAGAAAGCTCTATCTTAACCACGCTATTTGGCATTTTTTCGTCTTGGGTGGTTCTAGTTTTCACTTTTTTATGGTTTTATTACTGATAATGAATTAA
- a CDS encoding LutC/YkgG family protein produces MSSREAILKAIKEAKPHNSESALPEVNILHTTYEDLDTKFATTLAGVGGNAIHLDSLTAVDSYIKEHYKEATVIVSTVEGLHVNTKELGATDDPHTLKDVDLAIIKGEFAVAENGAVWIKEADARHRALYFITQKLMIIVPKGEIVHSMHEAYTRVHFGDKDVFGLFISGPSKTADIEQSLVIGAHGATEACVVFI; encoded by the coding sequence ATGAGTTCACGCGAAGCCATTTTAAAAGCAATCAAAGAGGCAAAACCTCATAACAGCGAAAGTGCACTGCCTGAGGTGAATATTCTTCATACGACCTATGAGGATTTGGATACGAAGTTTGCCACAACGCTCGCAGGTGTGGGTGGAAATGCCATTCATTTGGACTCTTTAACAGCAGTTGATAGCTACATTAAAGAGCATTATAAAGAAGCAACGGTCATTGTCTCAACCGTGGAAGGTTTACATGTAAACACGAAAGAGCTAGGTGCAACGGACGATCCGCATACGCTTAAAGATGTGGATTTGGCGATCATCAAAGGCGAATTTGCCGTGGCTGAAAACGGCGCCGTGTGGATCAAAGAGGCAGATGCAAGGCACCGAGCTCTTTATTTTATCACTCAAAAATTGATGATTATCGTCCCAAAAGGCGAAATTGTCCACAGCATGCACGAAGCGTATACGAGGGTGCATTTTGGTGATAAAGACGTCTTTGGTCTTTTCATCAGTGGCCCATCCAAAACCGCTGACATCGAGCAGTCTTTGGTCATCGGAGCGCATGGTGCGACTGAGGCGTGCGTGGTGTTTATTTAA
- a CDS encoding (Fe-S)-binding protein codes for MKIGLFIPCFMNELYPEASMATLKVLENLGLDVEYPLEQTCCGQAQANTGCAKETAVLAERFLKIFKDYDYIVAPSGSCVSMVRHNYAQFLEGREGFERMRSHTYELIEFLHDVIKPTSMNATFAHKVGIHNSCHAHRELGLASMSEKNVPEFSKIKNLLDKVGGISYSELTRKDECCGFGGTFAVSEEAMSVAMGRARLQDHLDAGSEYITAVDMSCLMHMQGVIDREKMPLKTIYIAQILAGDLQ; via the coding sequence ATGAAAATAGGTCTATTTATCCCCTGTTTTATGAACGAGTTATACCCTGAAGCCTCCATGGCAACACTCAAAGTGCTAGAGAATTTGGGGTTAGATGTGGAGTATCCGCTGGAACAAACCTGTTGCGGACAAGCCCAAGCTAACACGGGTTGTGCGAAAGAGACCGCCGTTTTAGCAGAGCGCTTCTTAAAAATCTTCAAAGACTATGACTACATCGTAGCCCCTAGTGGAAGCTGTGTGAGCATGGTGCGTCATAACTATGCCCAGTTTTTAGAAGGACGTGAAGGGTTTGAGCGTATGCGTTCACATACTTATGAACTCATCGAGTTTTTGCATGATGTGATCAAACCAACTTCGATGAATGCGACGTTTGCACACAAAGTGGGCATTCACAACAGCTGTCATGCGCACAGAGAACTGGGCTTAGCGAGCATGAGTGAAAAAAATGTACCCGAATTTTCCAAAATCAAAAATTTGCTCGACAAAGTAGGCGGCATCAGTTACTCAGAACTCACCCGCAAAGATGAGTGCTGTGGTTTTGGTGGAACCTTTGCCGTTTCAGAAGAGGCGATGAGCGTAGCGATGGGACGCGCACGACTGCAAGATCATCTCGATGCTGGCAGTGAGTACATCACTGCTGTGGATATGTCCTGTTTGATGCACATGCAAGGCGTGATTGACCGTGAAAAGATGCCCCTTAAAACGATTTATATCGCCCAAATTTTAGCAGGAGACCTCCAATGA